Part of the Triticum urartu cultivar G1812 chromosome 2, Tu2.1, whole genome shotgun sequence genome, TCGACGACGTGCTGCTCCGTGGCGACGGGAACCAGCGCGAGTGATAAGCCGGCAGAAGTCGGGGCCGGTGCGCTGCGGGGCGTCCCGGCCTCTTCGCGCGTCGTTTCCTTGTGCTGTGGTGGTTGCGACGGCGGTTGCTGTTGGAGGGGCGCAGCTGGGATGGGCTGAGGCTGAGGCTGCGGCTGCGGCTGTGGCTGCCGTGTGGCCTGTgacggtggcggtggcggcaggTGCTGTCGAGGTTTCTTTGGCGGCGGCGGGGTCTGGACCTGCATCGGCGTTGGCATGGGGATGACGACGGGTGGGACATGCACGGCCTGCCCACCGATGCGCTGGAGGAAGGCGATGATGGAGGCATCGCGGGAAGCTGCCGCGGCGCGCTCTTGGGCGAGCTGCTCCTGCTCACGGTTAAGCCGGGCCACCTCCTGCCGGCGCCAGGCCTCCTCCCGCGCCGTGCGCTCGGCCTCCCTCTTCTCCATGGTCTCCAGGAACCGCTGCTGCATCTCCTCCTGCCTCTGTACGACCTGCTTCATCACGCCCTCGAAGAAAGCCATCATCTTTTTGCTACCCCCGCCGCCACGCTTTCGCTTGCCGAGGCCGTCCGGGCTGCCGCCGGTCTCGGCCGTCATGTCGTCGTCCTCGGAGTCGTCGTCGTCATCCGACTCAGAGTCGGACATGCACGGGAAGCTCAGACCTTGCAGGCTGACAGGCGGCGGCTGGGGAGGCTCCACGGCGGGCGCAGGCGCCGCCGAAGATATAGGGGCCGGCTGCATCGgccccggcggcggcggcattGCGCTCATCGGCTGCGGCGCGGAGAAGGCGTGCATCTGCGGCGGGGGGGCGGCACTGACGACCAGAGGCAACTGCTCCTGGTGCTGCTGGTGGTGCtgcgcggcggcggtggcggcgtgCAGTGCCTCGAGCTCCTGGAAGAAGCGGTAGCTCTTGCCGTCCTGCCGGCCGGCGCGGCCCTCCTTGGTGCGCTTGTAGTACTTGTGCACGTTCTCGAACTTCTCCTTGCACTTCTTGGCGCTCCTCTTGTAGCCCAGCTCCGCAAGCTTCCTGAGACCAAAACCAAGACAGAAACGGAAGGTTAATTACTCGCGTTGCGTGGTACTACAACCAATCAACCAATCAATCAAAGGACTGAAAGCAAGAGAAGCAGAGCGGATTAAATGAGCAGCGGTGCGTttacaggaggaggaggaggaggaggaggaggaggaggaagaagaagaagcttcGCGTGTGTGTCTTCTCTTTTTCCTCCTCTCCGGGCCGACGAAAGAGACAAGGAGAGGGAAGGGCGAGGAAGGAAGCATATAGGCAGAATGGGAATTAGTTAAGCGCAGGCCATCTCGTCTTTTGAGGGGCGAGAGAGGGGAATTGAAGCCGATGGCAGTAGAAAAATGGGGATGGAAATAAACAAAGATGCATGAGTGAGGCCGCATTGGGATGGGAGAGAAAGGCTGCCTTCCTTCTTTTCCCAAAAACTGAAAGCGAAAAACAGTGGCAGACTGCGCCTGCAGCCTGCCTGCCTGCGCCTGCACTCACACCGTGGTACGAACGATCCCCAGGAGCCCGCCCCAGATTCTTACCGCCACCCTACGCCTACCACTCCTCCTCTTACTCCACGGCCTCGC contains:
- the LOC125539222 gene encoding trihelix transcription factor GTL1-like isoform X2, producing MQQHQHQGDASQYGAPPQPADMGPFSAQQAPGPVPLSVRPPPTQHQQQQNPQPSYDELAGASGAGASGFPDDDMLGDSGGHSGGGLGSGGNRWPREETLALIRIRSEMDTTFRDATLKGPLWEEVSRKLAELGYKRSAKKCKEKFENVHKYYKRTKEGRAGRQDGKSYRFFQELEALHAATAAAQHHQQHQEQLPLVVSAAPPPQMHAFSAPQPMSAMPPPPGPMQPAPISSAAPAPAVEPPQPPPVSLQGLSFPCMSDSESDDDDDSEDDDMTAETGGSPDGLGKRKRGGGGSKKMMAFFEGVMKQVVQRQEEMQQRFLETMEKREAERTAREEAWRRQEVARLNREQEQLAQERAAAASRDASIIAFLQRIGGQAVHVPPVVIPMPTPMQVQTPPPPKKPRQHLPPPPPSQATRQPQPQPQPQPQPIPAAPLQQQPPSQPPQHKETTREEAGTPRSAPAPTSAGLSLALVPVATEQHVVEAAGLGGGESVGGPSSSRWPKTEVHALIQLRMDMDNRYQENGPKGPLWEEISAGMRRLGYSRNSKRCKEKWENINKYFKKVKESNKRRPEDSKTCPYFHQLEAIYRKKHNGGGSSGAAANNAVVPVPAVAEHQNLNRHEIEIEGKKINDTDKRNNGGVGAAQVPTSNGQTTPRTATFDLGVKKKTL